The Cetobacterium somerae sequence CTATTCTTCTAGAGCACATTTAGAATATCAAATTTCTCCTGTATATAGTAAAGTATCTGGTAGTGTTGATAAAATATTTGTTAAAAATGGAGAGATTGTTAGCTCTCAACAACCACTTTTTTCAATTGATAATAAAGTTTATCATGCTTCATATATTTCAGCTCTAGGTAAATATAATGAAGTTCTTGATTCAATTAAAAATTTAAAAAATGATATCGACAAAACTAAAGAAATCATAGAAAAAAATAAAATTATATTCCTTCAAAATAAAAAAGAACTTATAAAATTTCAAACTCTTTATAAGAAAAATTTTATAAGTGAACTTGATCTTGATAATATGAGAAATAAACTTTTAGATTCAGAAAAAACTTTAAATAATAGTGAAAATGAATTAAAAAATTTACAAGTTAAATATAAAAAAAATGAAGATTCAATCCCTTCTCTTTTAATAGCAAAAGGATCTCTAAACCAAGCTAAAATTAATCTAGATAACACAACTATTTTATCCCCAATGAAAGGAGAAATAGTTATGGATAATTTTTATGAAAATACCTTTGTTAAAGAGAATACAACACTTTTTTATATAAAAAATGATGATATCTTAAAGGTAAATGTTGATTTAAAAGAAAAAAATATTAACTCAATAACTTCTGGAAGGAAAGCTCTTATACTATTTGATGGTATCCCTGGTATTATTTTTAAAGGCAAAGTTGAAAATATTAGTCCTATCTTAGCTCAAGGTTACACAGCTTCAAATACTTTAGTTAATATTCCAGAAGATAATCGTTGGATAAGAGATAACGGTAAAATTAGAGTATCTATTCTTGTTGAAAATTCTCAAAGCATTAAAAATTTATCTAGTGGCTCTATGGCATCAGTTATTCTTCTTTCAAAAGATGACAATATTTTTTATAACTTTATGGCTAAAGTTTGGATCCATATTATAAAGGTATTCAACTATGTGTATTAAAGATTATTCCAACGATATTTTAAGGACTATTTTTGCTATTACTATTGGACTTTTAATAAGTAAATATACAAATCTTTCTTTTAATTTTCAAATCCCTGTGGTAGCATTTGGAGTTGTTACTAGTATGACTTATTTTTCTTTAAAAATATTTTTAAAAAATTATTTATGGACTGGTATTTTTGCCACTATTGGTCTTTCTGTTTCAGAGATATTTCGAGATAAATTTCTTTTATTTTCATTAGCAACTTTTATTTTTTTCTTTACTTGCTTTTTTTTGTCTAGTAGATATCAAAATGCTGTTAGAAGTGGTATTTTAGGCTACTCTTTTACAACTATATATTCAACCTATAG is a genomic window containing:
- a CDS encoding HlyD family secretion protein; protein product: MLIHKKSILIYFIIFLSFFIILIGTVAVQMNIPYSSRAHLEYQISPVYSKVSGSVDKIFVKNGEIVSSQQPLFSIDNKVYHASYISALGKYNEVLDSIKNLKNDIDKTKEIIEKNKIIFLQNKKELIKFQTLYKKNFISELDLDNMRNKLLDSEKTLNNSENELKNLQVKYKKNEDSIPSLLIAKGSLNQAKINLDNTTILSPMKGEIVMDNFYENTFVKENTTLFYIKNDDILKVNVDLKEKNINSITSGRKALILFDGIPGIIFKGKVENISPILAQGYTASNTLVNIPEDNRWIRDNGKIRVSILVENSQSIKNLSSGSMASVILLSKDDNIFYNFMAKVWIHIIKVFNYVY